The nucleotide window CCAGGTAAAGTTGTACGGTTGTTGTTAGAACTGCTATCGGTGGCAATAATTTGGTAACGAATCGAGTCCCCGTCTGTCAATCCGGTAAGACTAAGTGTGCTTTTATAAAGGTTCTCATCCTGATCTTCAAGAATCAAGGTTTCGGGGCTTCCTTCGTTGATGATATATTGCATAACAACACTTGAAATACCAATGTTATCGGTTGCTTCAGCGGCTACCTCAATAGTAAGATCTGACTCTAGTATTGAACTTACCGGATCGTGAGTTACTTCGGGATTTAGCAGGTCGGGGCCAATTGTAAATTCGAAATATTCCGCTGGGGCTTGGCCCGGAAGGTAGAATGTTTTTTCACTTGAGTCATTTATCATCAGGTAATACTGATAGGTTCCGACAAACTGTGGAATCAGGTTGGCAACAAAATGATCTTGATCTGCGGAGTAGAAGAGGTCTATCGTATCAGAAGTTAAGAATGAATCGGCGGAAATGACCATTGCTACAGAAGTACTATCGATTTCGGAATCAGTTTCAATAGTTGCTTCTATGGGGATAATCGTTGCTGTTTCCGTGTCAGGTATTGGGGAATGAATGATGGATGTATAATCCCAGCCCATATCCGAAAATATTGCCAACATTAGCGGGCCCGGATCATGAATTGCTTCAGCCTTATCGAAGAATGGAGTCATCAGAGAGTTTGTATCTCCAACGTTATAGGTGAATTCATTCAAATGGTAAATACTGGATCCTTCATCAAAGCTGGATGGCGCATACAAGCGCGGATAGGAATCAGAAGGATTGTTTGATTTCACCGTTTGACTTTTAAAATATAAATTATTTGAGCGCATTTGCTCATACAATGCAGCCGATGGATTGGCAAATTCACTCGTGTCAATTAATTGTTGTCCGGAGCCATTAATGACAAATTCATCAAAAATACCGGGATAAGGGAGCACATCGCCATAAGTCCCTAAACCACCTTGTTCGTAGAAGAATCCTGTAAATCCTAAACCGTGCCCTATTTCGTGCAAAACAACCGATACGAAGTCATATTCTCCTCTCGGAGTATTGCCATCAGTACCAAAATACCAAGAGTCAATATCACTGTTAAACTGAGCAATGATGTCTGGAACACTTTCATCCGTAATTTCTTCACCCTCCAGCTTTTCAACCAAAGCTACAGGGTAATAGCGGTCTTTGTAGGGGGCAGAGTCAAAATTTTCAAAAAAGATGTAGGGCCCACAACTACCTAAAACGCCTTCTTGAAGGTCAGCAGTCCAACGGGCTCTCAGATAAATTGGTACAGGAGAGGCGACCAGGTGTTCCCAAATTTCAACTGCGTATTGAAAGGCGGCTTTTGGAGCTGCACTGAATCCAATATAATCAACAATGATTGACGATTTTTTTTGTTGGTTAGATTTCAACCGTTTTAAATATTGGTCAGGAGCATCAACAAAGTTTTCATGCACTTCGCCGGAGCCATAACAAATCGGAGCCGGGAATTTCACACCTTTTTTCTGCCATTCTTTTTGTGCAAAAGATGAAAAAGTAGTCATTAAAATAATTAATGTCAGTATTATTTGCTTCATGGATAATAGCGTCAATATTCCGTTCAAAATTAAAAGAATTCTTGTCTGATTTTTGTTAATTTGTGTTATCTATATACTTTAACAAACAAGGCATGAAAAGTTTTTATAACCTGTTCATCTTATTTAGTTTAGTTGTTTTAAGTCCAGTCTTAAGTGCACAAAACCAATTGACTGATGAGGTCAATCGACCGCAATTTCACTATACTCCTGCCGAAGGTTTGTTAAATAAGCCGAACGGAATCGTCTTTCTAAATGGCAAATATCATCTTTTTTATCTTCAAGAGCTAAAAGGATTACAAAATCGCCAGGTATTGTGCAATCATGCTGTTGGAACTGATTTGATTCATTGGCAGCACCAGCCCGCTATTTTGCTTCCTGCCCCGGATGATGAAAAAGACGAATTGGTCGCTGTAGGATCAGTTCTTGTGGACGACCAGAATCTGCTAAATTTGCAAAATGACGGTGAAGCATCCTCGTTGCTTCTTTTTGGCTTAAATGGAAGGTCAGAGCTAATTATTTTATATAGCGTTGATGAAGGCCAACACTGGAAACAATACGCTGACAAAATTGATCTATCAGTTGCTGAGGATGATTTAGTTGATGATCCGAAAGTTTTTTGGGATGTAGATAGCAAGAAATATATTTTAGTAGTTTATCGGGTGCCCGACCGGGATTTAAGCTTGCAGGGGGTCTCGTATTATTCATCAGAAAACTTGATTGACTGGGATTTTGAAAGCCACTTTGCCGGTCCCGGTACCTCTGTCGACATGGTGAAGTTAAAGGTTAACCGGAGAGATGATGATGCCCGATGGGTGGCCTTTGATGCTGATGGTTCATACATCATAGGGAGTTTTGATGGTAAGAAGTTTGAACCTGAAAAAGCCAAAGTGCAGGGCGATTTTGGGAAGAACTACCAAGGACCTATTACCTTCCAAAGCGGACTTGACGGCGACGACCGAATTTTTCAATTAGCTTTTATGGAAGGTGGAGAGTATCCGAAGATGCCCTTTGAGGGGCAATTGAGCTTTCCGTGTGAGCTGGGTTTGAAAAAGTACCTTGATGGCGTTTATCTGATGCGCAGACCTGTAAGTGAGTTGGAATTGCTTCATGAAAAAGGAGATAGCTGGGAGGAGAAGAATCTTATCCCGGGATTAGGCAAAAACTTAACTAAAAAGGCGAAAGGCGATTGTCTTCATATTAAAGGAACTTTTGATTTGAAATCAGCGAGTAGTTTTGGTTTTGTCGTACGAAATTCGAAAAAAGCCGTGGGCATTGAAATCCGTTACGACGTAACGAAGGGCATTTTGTCATGTCAGGGTAAGGGTGTTAACTTAGCACCCGAAGATGGGAGAATTGAGCTTGAGGTATTACTTGACCGTACTTCTATTGAGTTGTTTGGGAATGGAGGTAAGGCTGTTTTGAGTTATTGCTATACGGCTGAACCAGATGCCCGGGATCTTGTTTTATATAATACAGGAGGTGAACTTCTTGTTGAAAAACTTGAAGTCTATCCGATAAAATCAATGTATGAGTCGAAGTAAAATTAGAATACAATAAAATAATATGAAGAGGATTGCGAATTAATGCATTCCTCTTTTTTATTATTATTGAATAGGCTAACTTCAAAAAAAATTATTTTATTAAGAATGGCTAAAAAGAAAAACAAGAAAAATAAAACGAAGAAACTTTCGAACTTCAATAAGCGCCAGCTGAAAACTTCCATCCTGGAAATATTTTATGGCGACGCTCAAAAAACATACAACTACAAACAGTTAGGTAGCCTTCTTGGGGTGAAAGACA belongs to uncultured Sunxiuqinia sp. and includes:
- a CDS encoding T9SS type A sorting domain-containing protein, which gives rise to MKQIILTLIILMTTFSSFAQKEWQKKGVKFPAPICYGSGEVHENFVDAPDQYLKRLKSNQQKKSSIIVDYIGFSAAPKAAFQYAVEIWEHLVASPVPIYLRARWTADLQEGVLGSCGPYIFFENFDSAPYKDRYYPVALVEKLEGEEITDESVPDIIAQFNSDIDSWYFGTDGNTPRGEYDFVSVVLHEIGHGLGFTGFFYEQGGLGTYGDVLPYPGIFDEFVINGSGQQLIDTSEFANPSAALYEQMRSNNLYFKSQTVKSNNPSDSYPRLYAPSSFDEGSSIYHLNEFTYNVGDTNSLMTPFFDKAEAIHDPGPLMLAIFSDMGWDYTSIIHSPIPDTETATIIPIEATIETDSEIDSTSVAMVISADSFLTSDTIDLFYSADQDHFVANLIPQFVGTYQYYLMINDSSEKTFYLPGQAPAEYFEFTIGPDLLNPEVTHDPVSSILESDLTIEVAAEATDNIGISSVVMQYIINEGSPETLILEDQDENLYKSTLSLTGLTDGDSIRYQIIATDSSSNNNRTTLPGEGEYYTIHIDGLQDPVKTYTNDFNSDSRDFISSDFYIGIEDLFDDGALHSPHPYPSPDEDDTEYNFTALLKYPIIIDDRAMISFNEVVLVEPAEKGSEFGDSDFWDYVIVEGSKTGNSNWQPLIDGYDSRANATWEMNYNNNQVGNNSSAQGKATYYINREFKMTENGNFAEGDTLFIRFRLFSDPYANGWGWAIDDLRIQDPPTADDELTFSPGEVMIYPNPVTSKLYINGSFKSKVGQLKIAIFNSNGQQIRLDVINQASNQLQQTIDAENLKKGLYLLSFQFENGQIITKKFVK
- a CDS encoding glycoside hydrolase family 32 protein, with the translated sequence MKSFYNLFILFSLVVLSPVLSAQNQLTDEVNRPQFHYTPAEGLLNKPNGIVFLNGKYHLFYLQELKGLQNRQVLCNHAVGTDLIHWQHQPAILLPAPDDEKDELVAVGSVLVDDQNLLNLQNDGEASSLLLFGLNGRSELIILYSVDEGQHWKQYADKIDLSVAEDDLVDDPKVFWDVDSKKYILVVYRVPDRDLSLQGVSYYSSENLIDWDFESHFAGPGTSVDMVKLKVNRRDDDARWVAFDADGSYIIGSFDGKKFEPEKAKVQGDFGKNYQGPITFQSGLDGDDRIFQLAFMEGGEYPKMPFEGQLSFPCELGLKKYLDGVYLMRRPVSELELLHEKGDSWEEKNLIPGLGKNLTKKAKGDCLHIKGTFDLKSASSFGFVVRNSKKAVGIEIRYDVTKGILSCQGKGVNLAPEDGRIELEVLLDRTSIELFGNGGKAVLSYCYTAEPDARDLVLYNTGGELLVEKLEVYPIKSMYESK